Proteins found in one Candidatus Schekmanbacteria bacterium genomic segment:
- a CDS encoding acyl-CoA dehydrogenase produces MNFEFSEEQKAIKKMAKKFSDEEILPFAKKNDEEKHFPREIINKMADIGLLGSTIPKDYGGEGLDYLSYALIVEEIGRADSSVRTTVSVQISLVANAILKYGSDEQKKKYLPALASGKIIGCFALTEPDTGSDASNQKTTATFKDGKWILNGNKMWISNGGIADIALVFARTDKKDKKRGISAFLVETNNKGFSSYNIEGKLGLRASNTAALTFEDMKIPEESLLGKEGQGYKIAMETLNNGRFSVAAGCVGIINGCIDASTKYAKERIAFDKPIGSFQLIQEMIAQMVVERDASRLLVYRVADLKNRKVECILETSIAKYYASESAVRAANSAIQIHGGYGYCSDFPVERYLRDARVATIYEGTSEIQKLIIGEKILGLRALV; encoded by the coding sequence GAGAGATAATAAACAAGATGGCTGATATAGGGCTTCTTGGGTCGACAATACCAAAGGATTATGGCGGCGAAGGACTTGACTATTTGAGTTATGCTTTGATTGTTGAAGAAATAGGACGTGCTGATTCATCAGTACGCACAACTGTGTCAGTGCAAATCTCCTTAGTTGCTAATGCTATTCTAAAATACGGTAGTGATGAACAAAAGAAAAAGTATCTACCAGCCCTTGCCTCAGGCAAAATCATAGGATGCTTTGCCTTGACTGAGCCTGACACGGGAAGCGATGCCTCGAATCAGAAAACGACAGCAACATTTAAAGATGGCAAATGGATCTTAAATGGCAATAAAATGTGGATTTCGAATGGAGGTATAGCGGACATTGCATTGGTTTTTGCGCGAACAGACAAAAAGGACAAAAAGAGGGGCATATCAGCTTTTTTGGTTGAAACAAATAACAAAGGTTTTTCCAGCTATAATATTGAAGGGAAACTTGGACTGCGAGCAAGCAATACTGCCGCTCTTACTTTTGAAGATATGAAAATTCCTGAAGAATCACTTCTTGGAAAGGAAGGTCAGGGATATAAAATTGCGATGGAAACACTCAACAATGGGCGATTCAGCGTTGCAGCCGGATGTGTAGGAATTATCAACGGCTGTATCGATGCAAGCACAAAATATGCTAAAGAAAGAATCGCCTTTGACAAACCTATTGGGTCTTTTCAACTGATTCAGGAAATGATAGCCCAAATGGTCGTTGAAAGAGATGCTTCACGCCTATTAGTCTATAGGGTGGCTGACCTGAAAAACAGAAAAGTAGAATGCATATTGGAAACATCGATTGCAAAATATTATGCAAGCGAATCAGCTGTACGAGCGGCAAACAGTGCAATTCAAATACATGGAGGATACGGCTACTGCAGCGACTTTCCGGTAGAAAGATACCTTAGAGATGCACGAGTCGCTACCATCTATGAGGGGACTTCAGAAATCCAAAAGCTGATAATTGGTGAAAAAATATTGGGATTAAGGGCTTTAGTTTAA